The [Eubacterium] siraeum genome contains a region encoding:
- a CDS encoding WXG100 family type VII secretion target, with amino-acid sequence MLKTVNIDCIRLREKAADAEMLCGQIKNIRERTERCVIGLCGEWQGAAEKAYSGKILYVGKQFKKVEEVIDRISRIMSELSDEYEELDDTIGSVIKSI; translated from the coding sequence GTGCTTAAAACGGTTAATATTGATTGTATAAGGCTTAGGGAAAAAGCCGCAGACGCTGAAATGTTATGCGGACAGATTAAAAACATCCGTGAAAGAACAGAAAGATGTGTGATCGGTCTGTGCGGAGAATGGCAGGGTGCAGCGGAAAAGGCGTACAGCGGAAAAATACTGTATGTCGGTAAACAGTTTAAAAAAGTCGAGGAAGTTATTGACCGTATATCAAGGATAATGTCGGAGCTTTCCGATGAATACGAAGAACTGGATGATACCATCGGTTCTGTTATAAAGTCAATATAA